The following coding sequences are from one Leptolyngbya sp. NIES-3755 window:
- a CDS encoding hypothetical protein (similar to AA sequence:cyanobase_aa:Cyan7425_2428): protein MDSSLWKDITSAALLGTERQPFKLIVTSGKLGQILQMDKTRPPESALLLSAAVLSLYQQAGQQPQKDLTVPFTPCDLNDQPRCSSRAASFLQQILESNHSEHLSEWLELAAQKRQRVPEQCLPRLLALAANQPQKILPVLGERGRWLSTQNPAWNTVIDKLTEIDWDTSTEKVRLVYLMQLRQVQPDQARELVQSTWKEESAEMRTQFLEVLQTGLSMADEPFLEEQLNERSKTVRRKAADLLVRLPDSRYCDRMIQRLAPLIQLKVKTLEITLPSACDSSMQRDGIELKPPNNSRHGEKAWWLFQLVAATPLGFWQTHLGLANIATIIDRGRTSGWYAVLQEGWQQAAKVQKNSEWAQVLLVSPQFVGLADWRPLVGLLQPEHRDQWLCQLFQKTPRGIKDHYVLAALEELGKFDPYWSEELVQHILESVFTHIAEFKDYWDWKFADLLKVCALRIPSGMIFRAIEYLESIVKDDLPSFTQEALKFTIALLKFRQDMIQSFEN, encoded by the coding sequence ATGGACTCTAGCTTGTGGAAAGACATCACTTCAGCCGCGCTGCTCGGTACAGAACGACAGCCCTTTAAGTTGATCGTGACATCGGGCAAACTTGGACAAATTTTACAAATGGATAAAACGAGACCGCCTGAATCCGCTTTACTTCTATCTGCCGCAGTTCTTTCACTCTATCAACAAGCTGGACAACAACCTCAGAAAGATTTGACCGTTCCATTTACTCCTTGCGATCTGAATGATCAACCGCGTTGTTCTTCTCGTGCTGCTAGTTTTTTACAGCAAATCCTTGAATCTAACCATTCTGAGCATTTATCCGAATGGTTAGAGCTTGCAGCACAAAAAAGACAAAGGGTTCCAGAACAGTGTTTACCGCGACTTTTAGCACTAGCAGCAAATCAACCGCAGAAAATTTTACCTGTTTTAGGAGAGCGAGGACGCTGGTTATCGACTCAAAATCCAGCTTGGAACACAGTGATCGACAAACTAACCGAGATTGATTGGGACACCAGCACTGAGAAGGTTCGACTGGTTTATCTCATGCAATTGCGACAAGTTCAGCCAGATCAAGCCAGAGAACTCGTACAGTCTACCTGGAAAGAAGAATCGGCAGAGATGCGAACTCAGTTCCTTGAAGTTCTACAAACCGGATTGAGTATGGCGGATGAACCGTTTTTAGAAGAGCAGTTAAACGAGCGTAGCAAAACAGTTCGACGCAAAGCCGCTGATTTGCTGGTTCGTTTACCAGATTCTCGATATTGCGATCGCATGATTCAGCGTTTAGCTCCATTGATTCAATTAAAAGTCAAAACGCTTGAAATCACGCTCCCATCAGCTTGTGATAGTTCAATGCAGCGAGATGGAATTGAGCTAAAACCTCCAAATAATAGCCGTCATGGTGAGAAAGCTTGGTGGTTATTCCAGTTAGTTGCTGCAACTCCGTTAGGCTTTTGGCAAACTCATCTAGGTTTAGCTAATATTGCAACCATCATTGATCGAGGGAGAACAAGTGGATGGTACGCCGTTTTGCAAGAGGGCTGGCAACAAGCCGCAAAAGTTCAAAAGAACTCAGAATGGGCACAGGTGTTACTGGTTTCCCCTCAGTTTGTTGGATTAGCTGATTGGCGACCACTCGTAGGATTATTGCAACCTGAGCACCGTGATCAATGGCTCTGTCAACTCTTTCAAAAGACACCACGTGGTATCAAAGACCACTATGTGCTCGCCGCCCTTGAAGAACTAGGAAAATTCGACCCGTATTGGAGCGAGGAGCTAGTTCAGCACATTCTAGAGAGTGTCTTTACTCATATTGCTGAGTTCAAAGACTACTGGGACTGGAAATTTGCGGATCTTCTAAAGGTTTGCGCTTTGCGGATTCCAAGTGGCATGATTTTTAGAGCCATCGAGTATTTGGAAAGCATTGTCAAAGATGACTTACCTTCATTCACACAAGAAGCCTTGAAATTCACGATCGCGCTCCTGAAATTCCGTCAAGATATGATCCAATCCTTCGAGAACTAA
- a CDS encoding 3-isopropylmalate dehydrogenase (similar to AA sequence:cyanobase_aa:LBDG_51060) codes for MTQQYRITLLPGDGIGPEIMSIAVRVLKTIGEKFDLNFEFQEALIGGAAIDATGEPLPAATLETCKNSDAVLLAAIGGYKWDSLPRHLRPETGLLGLRSGLQLFANLRPATILPQLIDASTLKREVVEGVDIMVVRELTGGIYFGQPRGVFTTETGEKRGVNTMAYTESEIDRIGRVAFETAQKRSKRLCSVDKANVLEVSQFWRDRMIALSAEYPDVELTHLYVDNAAMQLVRAPKQFDTIVTSNLFGDILSDAAAMLTGSIGMLPSASLGASNPGVYEPVHGSAPDIAGQDKANPLAQVLSAAMMLRYSFDQAEAATRIEQAVLKVLDQGYRTGDILSEGKTLVGCQAIGDAIVSALQA; via the coding sequence ATGACACAGCAGTATCGAATCACACTTCTCCCCGGTGACGGCATTGGACCTGAAATTATGTCGATCGCCGTTCGTGTCCTCAAAACCATCGGTGAGAAGTTTGATCTGAACTTCGAGTTTCAAGAAGCGCTGATCGGAGGTGCTGCGATCGATGCCACAGGTGAGCCGCTCCCCGCTGCCACACTTGAAACTTGCAAAAATAGTGATGCGGTCTTACTCGCTGCGATCGGGGGGTACAAATGGGATTCTCTCCCGCGTCATTTGCGCCCTGAAACTGGATTGTTAGGACTGCGATCGGGCTTACAGTTATTTGCGAATCTTCGACCTGCAACGATTCTGCCGCAATTAATTGATGCCTCTACTCTAAAGCGCGAAGTCGTAGAAGGAGTCGATATCATGGTCGTGCGGGAATTAACGGGCGGCATTTATTTCGGACAGCCACGCGGCGTATTCACCACTGAAACGGGGGAAAAACGCGGCGTGAACACAATGGCTTACACCGAATCGGAAATCGATCGCATTGGTCGAGTCGCATTTGAAACGGCTCAGAAACGATCGAAGCGACTTTGCTCGGTTGATAAAGCGAATGTTTTGGAAGTCTCACAATTTTGGCGCGATCGCATGATTGCTCTGTCTGCTGAGTATCCCGATGTTGAACTGACGCATCTCTATGTGGATAATGCAGCGATGCAACTGGTTCGTGCTCCCAAACAGTTTGATACGATCGTCACCAGCAATCTATTCGGAGACATTCTCTCAGATGCGGCTGCCATGTTGACGGGCAGTATTGGAATGCTACCTTCTGCGAGTTTAGGCGCGTCGAATCCGGGTGTGTATGAGCCTGTTCATGGTTCGGCTCCCGACATTGCTGGACAAGATAAAGCGAATCCGTTGGCACAAGTTCTCAGTGCTGCAATGATGCTTCGATATAGTTTTGATCAAGCGGAAGCTGCCACTCGTATCGAGCAAGCCGTTTTGAAAGTATTGGATCAGGGATATCGGACTGGAGACATTCTGTCTGAAGGTAAAACGCTCGTCGGGTGTCAAGCGATCGGAGATGCGATCGT
- a CDS encoding VWA containing CoxE family protein (similar to AA sequence:cyanobase_aa:Cyan7425_2431) → MTTESERLRRWRLLLGGGSADGIGIPGGLSAGDQAIDQTLEALYDSDRSGGLGASSPKVARWLGDIRTYFPTSVVKVMQQDALERLNLRQMLLEPELLEAVEPDVHLVSNLLSLSNVMPGKTKETARIVVRRVVEELIRKLENPTRQAVLGSLNRAIRNNRPRHSEIDWHRTIRANLKHYQPEYKTIIPERRIGFGRKRSSLRNIILCVDQSGSMATSVVYAGIFSAVLASLPAVKTNLVVFDTAVVDLTEMLQDPVEVLFGTQLGGGTDINLALSYCQGLVRQPQETILVLISDLYEGGNQTEMRKRMSAIVSSGIQFITLLALNDDGAPYYDHSNAKFLSSLGVPAFACTPDLFPDLMAAAINRQDLTQWAATQDIAIAS, encoded by the coding sequence ATGACGACTGAATCAGAACGGTTACGACGCTGGCGTTTGCTCTTAGGGGGAGGATCGGCAGATGGTATTGGAATTCCAGGCGGATTAAGTGCTGGAGATCAAGCGATCGACCAAACACTTGAAGCACTCTATGACAGCGATCGATCAGGTGGATTAGGCGCATCTTCTCCCAAAGTGGCACGATGGCTCGGAGACATTCGCACCTATTTCCCTACCTCAGTCGTTAAAGTGATGCAGCAAGACGCTTTAGAGCGATTGAATTTGCGCCAAATGTTACTTGAACCCGAACTATTAGAAGCGGTTGAGCCTGATGTTCACTTAGTCTCGAATCTACTATCTCTGAGCAATGTAATGCCCGGAAAGACTAAAGAGACTGCACGAATTGTCGTTCGTCGAGTCGTGGAAGAATTGATCCGAAAGCTCGAAAATCCAACTCGTCAAGCTGTTCTCGGCAGTCTCAATCGTGCTATTCGGAACAATCGCCCGCGTCATTCTGAAATCGACTGGCATCGAACGATTCGAGCAAATTTGAAGCACTATCAACCAGAGTACAAAACGATTATTCCTGAGCGTCGAATTGGGTTTGGGCGCAAACGTTCATCGCTACGAAACATTATTCTCTGTGTTGATCAAAGCGGCTCAATGGCAACTTCTGTCGTTTATGCTGGAATTTTTAGTGCCGTTCTCGCTTCACTCCCTGCGGTCAAAACGAATCTCGTTGTATTCGATACGGCTGTGGTTGATTTAACTGAAATGCTCCAAGATCCAGTCGAAGTTCTGTTTGGAACACAGTTAGGTGGCGGAACAGATATCAATCTAGCTCTATCTTACTGTCAAGGATTGGTCAGACAACCCCAGGAAACAATCTTAGTGTTGATTAGTGATTTGTATGAAGGTGGCAATCAAACTGAAATGAGAAAACGCATGAGTGCGATCGTGTCATCCGGTATCCAATTCATTACGCTGTTGGCACTCAATGACGATGGCGCACCTTACTATGATCATAGCAATGCAAAGTTTCTGAGTTCTTTAGGCGTTCCTGCATTTGCTTGTACTCCCGATCTGTTTCCTGATCTGATGGCAGCCGCGATCAATCGTCAGGATTTGACTCAATGGGCAGCTACACAAGACATTGCGATCGCATCTTAA
- a CDS encoding zinc finger, SWIM domain protein (similar to AA sequence:cyanobase_aa:AM1_2680) yields the protein MPWTSEQVLALAPDASSAKNGRGLATLSKWATLGSHETFVWGECQGSGKNPYRTQIDLSEPAFRCSCPSRKFPCKHGLGLFLILAEQSNQIAESEPPDWVTDWIESRSQKAEKQAQKKEQDADPIAQAKRAAARQEKVSAGIQELRLWLEDRIRQGLIAVQQESYQVWDSIAARMVDAQAPGLARRLRELAGIVHLGSSGHQRLLEQLGQLYLITEGYQRIESLPSEVQADLRTQIGWTMSQEEVFKEPSHTDLWLVVGQRSEVEERLKVRRTWLFGIQSNRFALLLDFAHGNQPFADHWMSGTCLEAEMVFYPSAYPLRALIKTRQEAARLTKAPPGVSVSEAIGKYGNAIAQCPWIEQMPIILESVNLVRNSDRWLLQDSAGHNLPYQLETDNWALLALSGGHPMTVFGEWDGKRFRLISSWIGDELYGL from the coding sequence ATGCCGTGGACATCTGAACAAGTGTTGGCTCTTGCCCCAGATGCGTCATCGGCAAAGAATGGGCGAGGATTGGCAACCTTAAGTAAATGGGCTACTTTAGGCAGTCATGAAACGTTCGTTTGGGGGGAATGTCAGGGGAGCGGCAAGAACCCTTATCGAACTCAGATTGATCTCAGCGAACCTGCCTTTCGATGTAGCTGTCCGAGTCGGAAATTTCCTTGTAAGCATGGATTGGGATTGTTTTTGATTTTGGCGGAACAATCGAATCAAATTGCTGAAAGTGAACCGCCTGATTGGGTAACGGACTGGATAGAGAGTCGATCGCAAAAAGCAGAAAAGCAAGCTCAAAAGAAGGAACAAGACGCTGATCCAATTGCTCAAGCAAAGAGAGCCGCAGCCCGTCAAGAAAAAGTTAGTGCTGGAATTCAAGAACTTAGACTGTGGCTAGAAGATCGAATTCGACAAGGATTGATCGCAGTTCAGCAAGAGTCTTATCAAGTGTGGGATAGTATTGCAGCCCGAATGGTTGATGCTCAAGCGCCCGGACTCGCTCGAAGATTGAGAGAATTAGCAGGCATTGTTCATTTAGGTTCAAGTGGGCATCAACGATTACTCGAACAATTAGGACAGCTTTATTTAATTACAGAAGGCTATCAGCGAATTGAAAGCTTACCTTCCGAAGTTCAAGCCGATTTAAGAACTCAAATTGGTTGGACAATGAGCCAAGAAGAAGTTTTCAAAGAGCCTTCGCACACTGATCTTTGGCTTGTCGTTGGACAGAGATCGGAAGTTGAAGAACGCTTGAAAGTTCGACGCACTTGGCTCTTTGGAATTCAATCAAATCGGTTTGCATTGTTACTAGACTTTGCTCATGGAAATCAACCGTTTGCCGATCATTGGATGAGTGGAACTTGTTTAGAAGCAGAGATGGTATTTTATCCAAGTGCTTATCCATTGAGAGCATTGATTAAAACTCGACAGGAAGCAGCTCGACTGACGAAAGCACCTCCGGGAGTGAGTGTTTCAGAAGCGATCGGAAAGTATGGAAATGCGATCGCACAATGCCCTTGGATTGAACAAATGCCCATAATTTTAGAATCGGTAAATTTGGTGAGAAATAGCGATCGCTGGCTGTTGCAAGATTCAGCAGGACACAACTTGCCCTATCAGCTAGAAACTGACAACTGGGCACTGTTAGCCCTAAGTGGCGGACATCCCATGACTGTATTTGGAGAATGGGACGGTAAAAGATTTCGATTGATCAGTAGCTGGATAGGAGACGAACTTTATGGACTCTAG
- a CDS encoding ATPase associated with various cellular activities AAA_5 (similar to AA sequence:cyanobase_aa:Cyan7425_2429) → MAKTKVTTLLRQHVEQQFAQELAELSKSDSRQRPPNWKLSPWAVSLYLLGGKLDNGFEVIPKYIGNRRLMEVAIATLATDRALLLYGVPGTAKSWVSEHLAAAISGDSTLLIQGTAGTSEEAIRYGWNYARLLAEGPSMDALVASPMMRSMTDGKIARIEELTRIPSDVQDTLITILSEKILPIPELNGEIQANKGFNVIATANNRDRGVNELSSALKRRFNTVVLPVPDSIESEVKIVRQRVESLGRALELPAEVPALEEIQRVVTIFRELRNGMTSDGKTRLKSPSGTLSTAEAISVVNSGMALSAHFGDGSLKASDLVSGLVGAVVKDPVQDQVVWKEYLETVVKERDGWKDLYRASREML, encoded by the coding sequence ATGGCAAAAACAAAAGTGACTACTTTACTCCGTCAACACGTCGAACAGCAATTTGCTCAAGAACTGGCTGAACTCTCAAAATCAGATTCTCGTCAACGTCCGCCGAATTGGAAGCTTTCACCTTGGGCAGTTTCTCTCTATCTCCTGGGTGGAAAGTTAGACAATGGCTTTGAAGTGATTCCGAAATATATTGGTAATCGGCGACTGATGGAAGTTGCGATCGCAACCCTCGCGACTGATCGCGCTCTTCTACTTTACGGGGTTCCGGGTACTGCAAAATCCTGGGTTTCTGAACATTTAGCCGCTGCTATCTCTGGTGATTCAACGCTGTTAATTCAAGGTACTGCTGGCACGAGCGAAGAAGCGATTCGATATGGATGGAACTATGCGCGATTGCTTGCAGAAGGACCTTCAATGGATGCTTTGGTTGCGAGTCCGATGATGCGATCGATGACCGATGGAAAGATTGCTCGAATCGAAGAATTAACGCGAATTCCGTCTGATGTACAAGATACACTGATCACGATTCTGTCTGAGAAAATCTTGCCGATTCCAGAACTGAATGGAGAAATTCAGGCGAACAAGGGCTTTAATGTGATTGCGACAGCGAATAATCGCGATCGAGGTGTGAACGAACTATCAAGCGCTCTAAAACGGCGATTCAACACAGTCGTTTTACCTGTTCCCGATAGTATTGAATCAGAAGTTAAGATTGTTCGACAACGAGTTGAAAGTTTAGGTCGGGCACTAGAATTACCTGCGGAAGTGCCTGCGCTTGAAGAAATTCAGCGAGTTGTGACTATCTTTCGAGAGCTTCGGAATGGGATGACGAGTGATGGTAAAACGAGGCTAAAATCACCATCGGGAACATTGAGTACCGCAGAAGCGATTTCGGTTGTGAACAGTGGAATGGCGCTCTCGGCTCACTTTGGTGATGGTTCTTTGAAAGCAAGCGATCTGGTTTCTGGATTAGTTGGTGCAGTAGTGAAAGATCCCGTTCAAGATCAAGTGGTTTGGAAGGAATATCTTGAGACCGTTGTGAAAGAGCGCGATGGCTGGAAAGATCTGTATCGTGCAAGTCGGGAAATGCTCTAG
- a CDS encoding cell wall hydrolase/autolysin (similar to AA sequence:cyanobase_aa:LBDG_09510): MIFESSYCPEDSRAETQFCQNLIAQANLDRAVTPERSMPVSPDSTRPNPAVRDPEEIRQIILFTPSRTSNPQVQAALVKLQNQVAAELRSKGLTVQIVPPGLDSASAIGWINRRATPGTLALSLQTDAFLNPDARGTAAFYRAGDLKRQQQAQDLVQRIVLTVPNLVNRGARPDTETAFGRLPFVRQLRIPAIVLSIGFSTSPQDRTILLNRSTAIAQGIANGFAPRPAQARSTTAQVPIRIRLNGELSENQGFVLGGNAYLPIALLNGAINFKRPRTAQLLTYRNTTYVRAIDLRNAGVVVGWNQPERTLVLQTKTPTRIGRVMGRGYLSRATIQAFLQQNNPQALKTFPEIIDLYLQEASIEGVNPDIAVTQALLETDFFRFGRTVQPTQNNFAALREVGASDTATFPNARTGVRAHIQMLKTYASTEPFTQELVTPRFRFIARGIAPQIEQLGAFYSADPLYSRKIVLTLKQLYQYQFDRLS, encoded by the coding sequence ATGATTTTCGAGTCGAGTTACTGCCCGGAGGATAGTCGTGCCGAAACCCAATTTTGTCAAAACCTAATTGCTCAAGCGAATCTCGATCGAGCAGTCACACCAGAGCGATCGATGCCGGTATCGCCCGATTCAACGCGCCCAAATCCAGCAGTGCGAGACCCGGAAGAGATTCGGCAAATCATTCTATTCACGCCGTCTAGAACGAGTAATCCACAGGTTCAGGCGGCATTGGTCAAACTGCAAAATCAAGTGGCAGCAGAACTTCGATCGAAAGGGTTAACGGTTCAAATTGTGCCGCCTGGATTGGATTCAGCGAGTGCGATCGGGTGGATTAATCGACGTGCAACTCCTGGTACTTTGGCGTTATCGCTGCAAACAGATGCGTTTCTGAACCCGGATGCGAGAGGGACAGCAGCATTTTATCGGGCAGGAGATCTAAAGCGGCAACAGCAAGCTCAAGACCTGGTTCAGCGGATTGTGCTCACAGTTCCAAATTTGGTGAATCGAGGAGCGCGACCGGATACCGAAACTGCATTTGGTCGTCTTCCTTTTGTCCGTCAGCTTCGGATTCCAGCGATCGTATTGTCGATCGGGTTTTCGACCAGTCCGCAGGATCGCACGATTTTGTTGAATCGATCTACTGCGATCGCACAAGGAATCGCGAATGGATTTGCACCTAGACCTGCTCAAGCGCGATCGACAACCGCTCAAGTTCCGATTCGGATTCGCTTGAATGGAGAGCTTTCTGAGAATCAAGGCTTTGTTCTGGGAGGCAATGCTTATTTACCGATCGCATTACTCAATGGAGCGATTAATTTTAAGCGTCCCAGAACAGCGCAATTACTCACTTATCGCAATACAACTTATGTCAGGGCGATCGATTTACGCAATGCAGGAGTCGTCGTGGGTTGGAATCAGCCAGAACGAACACTCGTGCTGCAAACAAAGACTCCGACTCGAATTGGGCGCGTGATGGGACGGGGATATTTATCAAGAGCAACCATACAAGCCTTTTTACAGCAGAACAATCCACAAGCGCTGAAAACCTTTCCTGAAATCATTGATTTGTATTTGCAAGAAGCCTCGATCGAAGGTGTGAATCCGGATATTGCAGTCACTCAAGCGTTGTTAGAAACCGATTTTTTTCGATTTGGTAGGACGGTACAACCGACTCAAAATAATTTTGCTGCTTTGAGAGAAGTTGGAGCTTCTGATACCGCAACTTTTCCGAATGCGAGAACGGGAGTTCGTGCTCATATTCAGATGTTGAAAACATATGCCAGCACAGAGCCATTCACACAAGAATTGGTGACTCCAAGATTTCGCTTTATTGCACGAGGCATTGCTCCCCAAATCGAACAGTTAGGAGCGTTCTATTCTGCTGATCCGCTTTACTCTCGAAAGATCGTTTTGACTTTGAAACAGCTTTATCAATATCAATTCGATCGACTCAGTTAA
- a CDS encoding hypothetical protein (conserved hypothetical protein;~similar to AA sequence:cyanobase_aa:AM1_4013): protein MSIHVFGIRHHGPGSARSLHQALETLQPDIVLVEGPPDAESRLPLLIHPEMRPPVALLLYVVDHPEQAVYYPFAVFSPEWQAIQYGLQHQIPVRFMDLPQSHQFALTQTQPELPRSIKIDPLNLLAEAAGYQDGERWWEHLVEQRQDSTQLFAAILEAMTVLRNEVETDDCSIENYREAYMRKTIREAEKQGFQNIAVVCGAWHSPALVKMPPAKEDAALLKGLPKLKVETTWVPWTYGRLSMSSGYGAGIHSPGWYHHLWKQGEKKNTSTLNSSIRWMTQVARLLRKQDLDASSASVIEAVRLAESLAALRDRALPGLEELNEATQTVLCFGDSLPMQLIHQQLIVGERLGKVPDETPMVPLQQDLQKQQKRLRLKPEATETNLELDLRKVTDLDRSQFLHRLLLLGLPWGKTQSVSNAKGTFRESWRLHWKPEFTLKLIEAGIWGNTIEDASSAVTCDRANRANLPELTKLIDQTLLANLPIAISYLMTRLESEAAIASDMTHLMEALPPLVNIIRYGNVRQFDAQIVQHVVDGLIARICIGLPIAVSSLDDDAAAKFYEFIVLVNSAIALLQNNEALETWRQVLATLSDQKGLHGLLAGRCCRLLFEANFFDTEETSRRLGLALSTATEPAQAAAWIEGFLSGSGLLLLHNLELWNVVDRWIVQLPSETFIAILPLLRRTFSTFAAPERRQMGERVRQGEVTVPTQTSELNVDACTALRVRADAILPLLAQLLGVSS, encoded by the coding sequence ATGTCAATCCATGTTTTTGGAATTCGCCATCACGGTCCTGGTTCTGCTCGAAGTTTGCATCAAGCCTTGGAAACATTGCAGCCAGACATTGTTTTAGTTGAAGGTCCACCGGATGCAGAATCGCGGCTCCCATTGTTGATTCATCCTGAGATGCGTCCTCCGGTTGCGTTATTGCTTTATGTTGTAGATCATCCAGAGCAAGCCGTTTACTATCCGTTTGCGGTCTTTTCTCCTGAGTGGCAAGCGATTCAATATGGACTTCAACATCAGATTCCGGTGCGGTTTATGGATTTGCCGCAGTCGCACCAGTTTGCACTCACGCAAACTCAGCCAGAATTACCGCGATCGATAAAAATTGATCCCCTAAATCTACTAGCCGAAGCCGCAGGCTATCAAGATGGCGAACGCTGGTGGGAACACTTGGTCGAACAACGTCAAGATAGCACCCAGCTATTTGCTGCAATTTTAGAAGCAATGACGGTTTTGCGGAATGAAGTTGAGACGGATGATTGCTCGATCGAGAATTATCGAGAAGCTTACATGCGGAAAACCATTCGCGAAGCTGAAAAACAAGGATTCCAAAATATTGCGGTGGTCTGTGGAGCTTGGCACAGTCCTGCTTTAGTCAAAATGCCACCTGCAAAAGAAGATGCAGCACTGCTCAAAGGATTGCCCAAACTGAAAGTCGAAACAACTTGGGTTCCTTGGACTTATGGGCGCTTATCGATGAGTAGCGGTTATGGTGCAGGCATTCATTCTCCAGGCTGGTATCACCATCTCTGGAAACAAGGAGAGAAAAAGAATACTTCGACGTTGAATAGTTCAATCCGATGGATGACGCAGGTTGCAAGATTGCTGCGGAAACAAGATTTAGATGCTTCTTCTGCCAGTGTGATCGAAGCAGTTCGACTCGCAGAAAGTTTGGCAGCATTACGCGATCGCGCTCTCCCTGGATTAGAAGAACTCAATGAAGCGACTCAAACCGTTCTCTGCTTCGGTGATTCACTTCCGATGCAATTAATCCATCAACAGTTAATTGTAGGAGAACGACTGGGCAAGGTTCCTGATGAAACTCCGATGGTTCCACTGCAACAGGATCTTCAGAAGCAACAGAAGCGATTAAGACTCAAGCCTGAAGCGACCGAAACGAATTTAGAATTGGATTTACGCAAAGTAACGGATTTAGATCGATCGCAGTTTCTCCATCGATTGCTGCTTCTTGGTCTTCCCTGGGGCAAAACTCAATCGGTGAGCAATGCGAAAGGAACATTTCGAGAATCTTGGAGATTGCACTGGAAGCCTGAATTTACGCTGAAACTAATCGAGGCAGGCATTTGGGGAAATACGATCGAAGATGCTTCAAGTGCTGTGACGTGCGATCGAGCAAATCGGGCAAATCTTCCAGAGCTAACCAAACTGATTGATCAAACCTTACTCGCAAACTTACCGATCGCGATTTCGTATTTGATGACGCGGTTGGAATCCGAAGCCGCGATCGCATCAGATATGACGCATCTCATGGAAGCGTTACCGCCATTGGTAAACATTATTCGCTATGGCAATGTGCGACAGTTTGATGCTCAAATCGTTCAGCACGTCGTTGATGGATTGATTGCTCGGATTTGTATTGGTTTACCGATCGCAGTGAGTAGCCTAGATGATGATGCCGCTGCTAAGTTCTATGAGTTCATTGTTTTAGTGAATAGCGCGATCGCATTACTACAGAACAATGAAGCTTTAGAGACATGGCGGCAAGTATTAGCAACGCTCTCAGATCAGAAAGGCTTACATGGCTTGCTTGCAGGTCGATGCTGTCGATTGTTATTTGAAGCCAATTTCTTTGATACTGAAGAAACATCAAGACGATTAGGACTGGCACTATCAACAGCAACTGAACCTGCTCAAGCTGCTGCTTGGATTGAAGGATTTCTTTCAGGCAGTGGACTCTTGCTACTGCACAATCTTGAACTTTGGAATGTTGTCGATCGATGGATCGTTCAATTGCCATCCGAAACATTCATCGCAATTCTGCCTTTGTTACGCCGAACTTTTTCCACCTTTGCAGCCCCGGAACGGCGACAAATGGGCGAACGAGTCCGACAGGGAGAAGTAACTGTTCCAACGCAGACCAGTGAATTGAATGTCGATGCTTGCACCGCGCTCCGCGTTCGAGCCGATGCAATCCTGCCTTTACTCGCTCAGTTATTAGGAGTTTCATCATGA